One Aegilops tauschii subsp. strangulata cultivar AL8/78 chromosome 7, Aet v6.0, whole genome shotgun sequence genomic window carries:
- the LOC109759847 gene encoding uncharacterized protein, with product MMVVATTSPGGLEALQVREVEDLSALGEGKLLVGVAAAGVNRGDTVQRQGRYSPPAGASPYPSLECSGTIVVLGANTPRAGPSVLGVRAAYRRRVCGEGCGSGRATSTDDRGRVAD from the exons ATGATGGTGGTGGCAACTACGAGCCCCGGCGGGCTGGAGGCGCTGCAGGTGCGCGAGGTCGAGGATCTCTCGGCGCTGGGGGAGGGCAAGCTGCTTGTCggggtggccgctgccggcgtcaaTCGCGGTGACACGGTCCAGCGGCAGGGCCGGTACTCGCCGCCGGCCGGCGCCTCCCCCTACCCGAGCCTTGAGTGCTCCGGCACCATCGTCGTGCTCGGGGCCAACACCCCCCGCGCTGGGCCGTCGGTACTAG GTGTACGCGCTGCTTACCGGCGGCGGGTATGCGGAGAAGGTTGTGGTTCTGGCAGGGCAACTTCTACCGACGACAGAGGGAGGGTCGCTGACTGA